The nucleotide window TAAACGATAAAGTTTTTAGATATGATGATCCAATTTGGGCATACATATATCCACCTAATGGCTGGGGTTGCCGTTGTATTGTTAGAAATTTAACAGAAGATGAAGTGAAAAATAAAGGTCTAAAAGTCGAAAAATCCGATGGTAAACTATCCTTCAAAGAAGTGATTATCAACAAAGATACTGGAGATACAAAACCTGTTGCTGTTTTCAAAACAGAGGATATGTCAGGTCGAATCTTAAACTTTCAAACTGATGCTGGGTGGTCTTCTAATGTAGGTAAAGCAGCTTGGAATATCGATGTTCTTGCCTATAATTCCATTAAAGATATGCCTCAGAATATAAAAGACAAGTTTATTTCTGAGATGGCTCAAAATATCCATTCTCAAAAAGTTTATACTAATTTCATTGATAAAATTTTGAAAAACGGGTTAAAAACTCAAGGTATTGAAAAGACTGTAACTTGGCTACAACCAAATGTTTTAGATGCTTTAAACGAGCAAAAAATAACACCGAAAACTCCTGTTGTTGTAATGCAAGATGACAGGGTTGGACACATTGTTGGTGATGTAAAAGTTGCTAAACAAAAGATATCCGAAAATCAACTATATACAATATATGACATTATAAACAATCCTGATGAAATATATTTAGATAAAACAAATGAAAAAAATATGTCACTTCTGTTTGTTAGAACTTTAAATCCCGAAGAAATAACAGACAAACGAGATTGTATAAAAGTTGCTGTAAAACTCAATAAAACAAACAAAAAAGAGCCTGTAAATTACATAGCAACGGCAGGAAGAGTTAATCATATGGCTTTAACTAAAGATAAAAACTACAAAAAAATAGAGTAACTATCGGAGGGACGCCCTTTGTCCCCTCATCGGCGACTATGCACCTGCGTGGCAATAGCGATTTTCCATGCGTCGAATAATTACTCTATCTGATACATTATAACAATTTTAAAATAGCTTTTAAACCCTACAAATAGGTAGTTTTAATAAAACTAAATAAACACAAAAAAGAGCCAGTACAATACAACTATCTGCAAATAGCAGTATTGTCAGAGCAAATACTCTAACTATTATACTCTCAACTTATCTCTTAATATCCAAGTTGCTGACTCGTATTCGATTATACAGTAAAAGAAAGCGGATTGCGAGCAGAGGCTGAAAGGCTTGCGAGGAGCAAGACTGAAACGCCGTTTACTGCGAGCAACCAAGAAAGGATGAACATGACATTATTAATCGACAAACGAGAAACAAAAAAACAAGATAAATATTTGATTAACTGGATCGGAGGCAAAAGACTCCTTAGAAAAGTTATATCCGAATTAATTCCCAATGATATTGGCAGCTATATTGAGCCTTTTGGTGGTGGAGCTTGGGTTCTTTTTTATAAAGAAAAATGGGCTAATTTAGAAGTTTATAATGATTTAGACAATGATTTATTTACTTTATTTACCGTAGTTAAATACCATCCTGAAGAGTTTGCAAAAGAGCTTCAATGGATGTATAACAGCCGTGCTTTATTCCAACATACGTTGGCTTCTAAGCCAGTTACGGACATTCAAAGAGCTGCTAAGTTTTTCTATTTAATTCAACGTTCTTATGGTGCTAAAGGTTCTCATTTTGCAACAGTGAGAAATGGCTTTGCAAGTGGTGGTAAATCGCATTTAAATGTAATAAATAGAATCTGGAGTGCTGCAGATAAAGTTTGCATCGAAAACCTTGATTACTTAGAACTTATAAAAAAATATGATTGTGATAGTGCTTTCTTTTATCTTGACCCTCCTTATGTTCAAGGGGCAGATTATTACAAAACAGTTGAAAAGACTTTCAATCATAAAAAATTAAGAGATTGCCTTGCGAAAATCAAGGGACGTTGGTTGCTTTCTTATGACGATACGCCAGAGATAAGAGAGTTATACAAAAAGTACACAATAATAGAAGTATCAAGACAAAATACTTTGAATAATGCAGTTAAAGGCACATTTAAAGAATTATTGATAAAAAATTACTAATTTAAAGAGGGTTTAAGGTCGTTTTCAAACGGCTTTAAACCCATTTGAAAGGATAGAATGGGTACATCAATAGAAGTATCAATAAACGATAAAGAGATATTAGATTATCTATATAAATATGCTATGCAAGTTAAGAATATGAAGCCTATGTTGCGCAAGATTGCACATATAATTAAAACAGACATAGATGACAATTTCAAAACAGAAGGTAAAAATAACAGCCAAAGCTGGCAAGAATGGTCTTTGCCCTGGGCAAAAATCAGAAAGAAAAAAGGACGTGGCGAAGGTAAAATAATGCAGTTTAACGGCGAATTAAGGACGTCATTTACCAGAAAAGTTACTGATACAGATGCCATCGTAGGAACAAATAAAAAATATGCAGCAATCCATAACTTTGGTGGCCCTGTTAAAACTCGCAACGGTGGAAAGTTCGAAATGCCTAAACGCGAATACGCTAGTTGGTCAGACAGCCTAAAAACAAAAGTTCTAGCAGAAATTGTGTATGAGTTAAAAAAGCTGGATTATAAAGAGTTTATTGATTAAAAAAAGAGGCTCAATGCCTCTTTAAATTTAGATAACTAATTTGTTTTTATCTCATCTTCAAAAAAATAAACCTCTTTGCAAGTCGCATCATAAAAATATCTAACTTCATACTGAACACCATGTTTCGTTATCCAAATAGATTTGATTCGACCTTTTAGTCCATCAAGAGCTAATATTGTTACTTGATCTCCTATTTCAAAATTAAAGTTTTTTTTAATGTTATTCTCTGTCATTATTTTCTCTCTTTCGTAAGTTGGATTATTTGTTGTGCTAAGTTACAAATTCTATCTGGATTAAAAGTTATATCATTCTCTATTTCTGCTGCGATATGTCTGATACTTTCTAGCTTTTCATTAGATTGTTGTAGTTGGGCTTCCATTTGACAGTATTTTTTAAAACTTTCCATTGGCTTATCAATAATTTTATATTTGTCAAGTTTCTTTTCCGCCTCATCAGCCCTTTGTTTTTCTTGTTGCAACTCCTGTTCTTTTTTGGCTAGTTGCTTGTAGTAGCAGTTATAGTTATCTTCGCAATAAAAATATTCGTGCATTCCCATTTTTTCAAGATTTTCAGCTTGACAACTTCTATCAGAAATATCAAAGAAATAACACCCGCTCACATCAATCTCAACTGGTGACGGCTTGTTGTAATTAGAAGCGATTTCTTGTTTAAGGTTATCCTTAATGGTGTTTTGCTTGTGAAATTTTACATAGTAGTTATCAGTTAAAAAGCTATCTATTTCTTTATTTCTAAGTTTTTGGATAATATCTTCATTATCATTAATTAATGCAATTACTTGTCTGCCATTACAGAATGTCTCTTTTTTGGTTATTCGATTAAATACAATATAAATTGCATCGCAAGAAAATATATTGTTCGGATGTATTTCCTTAAAACTTGATGTTTGATTTTCTTCCACAGTTCCTCCTTTTATTTAACTTA belongs to Candidatus Gastranaerophilales bacterium and includes:
- a CDS encoding phage virion morphogenesis protein gives rise to the protein MGTSIEVSINDKEILDYLYKYAMQVKNMKPMLRKIAHIIKTDIDDNFKTEGKNNSQSWQEWSLPWAKIRKKKGRGEGKIMQFNGELRTSFTRKVTDTDAIVGTNKKYAAIHNFGGPVKTRNGGKFEMPKREYASWSDSLKTKVLAEIVYELKKLDYKEFID
- a CDS encoding phage minor head protein; its protein translation is MTKAKQDIDVKQMFDLPPEKAISYLQNKGYKITNDWRELWEDAHAKSFTIAKMTKLQMLKDTKNTLETALKEGWGEAQTKRELKNMFKSKGWWGKKTIIDENGEEKEIQLGSNYRVNTIYRQNIQSAFNAGRYLEQLEDVDFAPYFQYEAILDERTRPEHRALNDKVFRYDDPIWAYIYPPNGWGCRCIVRNLTEDEVKNKGLKVEKSDGKLSFKEVIINKDTGDTKPVAVFKTEDMSGRILNFQTDAGWSSNVGKAAWNIDVLAYNSIKDMPQNIKDKFISEMAQNIHSQKVYTNFIDKILKNGLKTQGIEKTVTWLQPNVLDALNEQKITPKTPVVVMQDDRVGHIVGDVKVAKQKISENQLYTIYDIINNPDEIYLDKTNEKNMSLLFVRTLNPEEITDKRDCIKVAVKLNKTNKKEPVNYIATAGRVNHMALTKDKNYKKIE
- a CDS encoding DNA adenine methylase; this encodes MTLLIDKRETKKQDKYLINWIGGKRLLRKVISELIPNDIGSYIEPFGGGAWVLFYKEKWANLEVYNDLDNDLFTLFTVVKYHPEEFAKELQWMYNSRALFQHTLASKPVTDIQRAAKFFYLIQRSYGAKGSHFATVRNGFASGGKSHLNVINRIWSAADKVCIENLDYLELIKKYDCDSAFFYLDPPYVQGADYYKTVEKTFNHKKLRDCLAKIKGRWLLSYDDTPEIRELYKKYTIIEVSRQNTLNNAVKGTFKELLIKNY